One Sphingomicrobium marinum genomic window carries:
- a CDS encoding ABC transporter permease: MVETAPSLSLEGALTISRLGSAQRDIAEAADPLVIDVSGIDRMDTVGAWLLYRTERDRGAQIIGKSPMVERLMKQAAEADPGEPRVRPDEPQGIFALLHDLGLWTADFLRTSRDLVGFFGAVLIGIASLIRYPKRFRLNAVVQRFDLVGVRALGIIGLMSFLIGIVIGQQGAVQLRQFGAEVYTINLIGRISLRELGTLMTAIMVAGRSGSAFAAQLGTMKITEEVDAMRTIGVSPIEALVLPRLFAAVVMMPLLAFFSMILTLVGGGLFCWLALEIPPLTYIQRLQEVVPITDLWVGLIKAPVFGFIIALAGCFQGMQVEGNSEEVGLRTTTAVVQSIFMVIVLDAVFAVFFSQIGWI, translated from the coding sequence ATGGTGGAAACCGCTCCCTCGCTCAGCCTCGAAGGCGCCCTCACCATTTCGCGGCTGGGCAGCGCGCAGCGCGACATCGCCGAAGCGGCCGATCCGCTCGTCATCGACGTGTCGGGGATCGACCGGATGGACACGGTCGGTGCTTGGCTGCTCTATCGCACCGAGCGTGATCGCGGCGCGCAGATTATCGGCAAGAGCCCGATGGTCGAGCGGCTGATGAAGCAGGCCGCCGAGGCCGATCCAGGCGAACCGCGCGTGCGTCCCGATGAACCGCAGGGCATTTTCGCGCTGCTCCACGATCTGGGGCTATGGACCGCCGATTTCCTGCGTACATCGCGCGATCTGGTGGGCTTTTTCGGTGCGGTGCTGATCGGCATTGCCAGCCTGATCCGCTACCCCAAGCGCTTTCGCCTCAATGCGGTCGTCCAGCGGTTCGATCTGGTCGGCGTGCGCGCACTGGGCATCATCGGCCTGATGAGTTTCCTGATCGGGATCGTGATTGGCCAGCAGGGCGCGGTGCAGCTGCGCCAGTTCGGCGCCGAGGTCTACACGATCAACCTGATCGGGCGCATTTCCCTGCGCGAGCTCGGGACGCTGATGACGGCGATCATGGTGGCGGGCCGCTCGGGCAGCGCCTTTGCCGCGCAGCTTGGCACGATGAAAATCACCGAGGAAGTCGACGCGATGCGCACGATCGGCGTGTCGCCAATCGAAGCGCTAGTACTGCCGCGCCTGTTCGCCGCGGTCGTCATGATGCCGTTGCTCGCATTCTTCTCGATGATCCTGACGCTGGTTGGCGGCGGCCTGTTCTGCTGGCTCGCGCTGGAAATCCCGCCGCTCACCTACATTCAGCGCCTGCAGGAAGTCGTGCCTATCACCGACCTGTGGGTGGGACTCATCAAGGCCCCGGTCTTTGGGTTCATCATCGCGCTGGCGGGCTGTTTCCAGGGCATGCAGGTCGAAGGCAATAGCGAGGAAGTCGGACTGCGCACGACCACTGCGGTGGTCCAGTCTATCTTCATGGTCATCGTGCTTGATGCGGTCTTCGCGGTGTTCTTCAGCCAGATCGGGTGGATCTGA
- a CDS encoding ABC transporter ATP-binding protein, with amino-acid sequence MAEETIIEVRGLKNSFGDQVVHENLNLDVRRGEIMGVVGGSGTGKSVLMRSIIGLQHPDAGSIEVLGENMIDRDEDEAKNIRRRWGILFQNGALFSTLTVAENVQVPIREYFPFIKGDLLDEIAAYKIKLAGLPKDAGPKYPSELSGGMRKRAGLARALALDPELLFLDEPTAGLDPIGAAAFDQLLLELKQELGFTTFLITHDLDTLHTICDRIAVIADKKVIAVGTMDELMALDHPWIQEYFNGPRGRAALAGKSKGAVGQS; translated from the coding sequence ATGGCCGAGGAAACCATTATCGAGGTGCGCGGGCTCAAGAACAGCTTTGGCGATCAGGTCGTCCACGAAAATCTGAATCTCGACGTGCGCCGCGGCGAAATCATGGGAGTGGTCGGTGGCTCGGGTACGGGCAAGTCGGTGCTGATGCGCTCGATTATCGGGCTCCAGCATCCCGATGCCGGTTCGATCGAGGTGCTCGGCGAGAACATGATCGACCGCGACGAGGACGAAGCCAAGAATATCCGGCGTCGCTGGGGCATTCTGTTCCAGAACGGCGCGCTCTTCTCGACGCTGACGGTGGCCGAGAATGTCCAGGTGCCGATCCGCGAATATTTTCCCTTCATCAAGGGCGACCTGCTCGATGAAATAGCGGCTTACAAGATCAAGCTGGCGGGCCTTCCAAAGGACGCGGGCCCCAAATATCCATCCGAGTTGTCGGGCGGGATGCGAAAGCGCGCGGGGTTGGCGCGCGCGCTCGCGCTCGATCCTGAACTGCTGTTCCTCGATGAGCCCACGGCGGGGCTCGATCCCATCGGGGCGGCGGCGTTCGATCAGCTTCTGCTGGAACTCAAACAGGAACTGGGCTTTACCACCTTTCTCATCACGCACGATCTCGATACGCTGCATACGATTTGCGATCGGATCGCGGTGATCGCCGACAAGAAGGTCATCGCGGTCGGCACGATGGACGAGTTGATGGCGTTGGATCACCCATGGATCCAGGAGTATTTCAATGGCCCGCGCGGGCGTGCTGCGCTGGCGGGCAAGAGTAAGGGGGCGGTAGGCCAAAGCTGA
- a CDS encoding MlaD family protein, with protein sequence METRSNHILVGAVTLALFAGLLFFTVWIAGLSGETRKCYDIYFPGGVGGLNRGSNVSFAGVPVGEVESINLLPERPQFVWVRVSVDSDTPVLRGTEAQISGVGFTGVSEIQLRGAVEGAGPITDVGPQGCPVLPASASALATVLNSAPELISRIQTLTERLSELLSDENQNSIADILENIESATDTLAARAPDLADAIADASIAARQAGVAAERWGEVANTTDTILKENAGPAMADLQTAIQSMERATATLDAAVADARPGLQRFSNSTVPEADALVRDMRSLTDSLTDLSNRLNEDGIGGALGPRKLPDYEPGN encoded by the coding sequence ATGGAAACGCGCTCCAACCATATCCTTGTCGGTGCCGTGACGCTTGCGCTGTTCGCGGGGCTGCTGTTCTTCACCGTGTGGATCGCCGGTCTCTCGGGCGAGACGCGCAAATGCTATGACATCTACTTCCCGGGCGGCGTCGGCGGTCTCAACCGCGGATCCAACGTCAGCTTTGCCGGCGTGCCGGTGGGCGAGGTGGAATCGATCAACCTGCTGCCCGAGCGGCCGCAATTCGTCTGGGTGCGCGTTTCGGTGGATAGCGACACGCCGGTATTACGCGGCACCGAAGCGCAGATTTCGGGGGTCGGCTTTACCGGCGTTTCGGAAATCCAGCTGCGCGGTGCCGTCGAAGGTGCCGGCCCGATCACCGATGTCGGCCCGCAAGGTTGCCCCGTGCTTCCGGCCAGCGCCAGCGCGCTCGCCACCGTGCTCAATTCGGCGCCCGAGCTGATCTCGCGAATCCAGACGCTGACCGAACGGCTTTCCGAATTACTGTCCGACGAGAACCAAAACTCGATCGCCGATATTCTTGAGAATATCGAAAGCGCCACCGATACGCTGGCAGCGCGCGCGCCCGATCTGGCCGATGCCATCGCCGATGCCAGCATTGCGGCGCGCCAAGCGGGCGTCGCCGCCGAACGGTGGGGCGAAGTCGCCAACACCACCGATACGATCCTCAAGGAGAATGCAGGCCCCGCGATGGCCGACTTGCAGACGGCGATCCAATCGATGGAGCGCGCCACCGCGACGCTCGACGCCGCGGTTGCCGATGCGCGGCCCGGGCTCCAGCGTTTCTCCAACTCCACGGTGCCCGAGGCCGATGCACTGGTGCGCGACATGCGCTCGCTCACCGACAGCCTGACCGACCTGTCCAATCGTTTAAACGAAGACGGCATCGGCGGGGCCTTGGGGCCGCGCAAATTGCCCGATTACGAGCCAGGAAACTGA
- a CDS encoding ABC-type transport auxiliary lipoprotein family protein, translating into MRRLILPVVAAATLSACLPGGRDLPPTLATLTPSTPAPENIDRLSDPENAVTVEMPIVPQALQADRIPVHVGPTAIAYVTDAIWIDRPAPLFRQLVSETIARRTRRVVLEPAQGVAQAGLRVTGTLHHFGYHADTREAVVVYDAAIRRNGVVETRRFEARGPADGTAATVPAALNAAANEVAVQVADWIGG; encoded by the coding sequence ATGCGTCGCTTGATCCTTCCCGTTGTCGCCGCCGCCACCTTGTCGGCGTGCCTGCCCGGCGGGCGCGACCTGCCGCCAACCCTGGCGACACTGACGCCGTCGACTCCCGCGCCCGAGAATATCGACCGTCTCAGCGATCCCGAGAATGCCGTGACGGTGGAAATGCCCATCGTGCCGCAGGCGCTGCAGGCTGACCGCATCCCCGTCCATGTCGGGCCGACCGCGATCGCCTATGTCACCGATGCCATCTGGATCGATCGTCCCGCGCCGCTGTTCCGCCAGCTGGTGTCCGAAACGATTGCCCGGCGCACGCGCCGCGTCGTGCTCGAGCCCGCGCAGGGCGTGGCCCAGGCGGGCCTGCGCGTCACCGGCACGTTGCATCATTTCGGTTATCATGCCGACACGCGTGAAGCGGTCGTCGTGTACGACGCGGCAATCCGGCGCAACGGCGTTGTGGAAACGCGGCGCTTCGAGGCGCGGGGTCCGGCCGACGGCACCGCCGCCACCGTCCCAGCGGCGCTCAATGCCGCGGCCAACGAAGTGGCTGTGCAAGTTGCCGACTGGATTGGCGGCTAG